The Candidatus Methylomirabilis lanthanidiphila genome includes a region encoding these proteins:
- a CDS encoding Alpha/beta hydrolase fold protein, which yields MPKVVANGIEIHYQQAGQGQDLVLIHGVTGDLSAWYIGVMPLLAKEFRVTAYDLRGHGYSEATPSGYTSAHMAADLDALMENLGIKKAHIVGHSFGASIALHTAALYPDRVASLVLADPGLAALQPFIDLTQWPYLRDSQALLKKRGLSIPDDKFSDLVYIARQSLSAPRLFPFGLRKLAERSNRRLQRLLDTTTALTEAQEVAGLTVERIAEVRQPTLVIFGETSRWLQTAPRLQAAMPNCRVATVKKAAHFFALSKPKVLVRHVRKFLKELSGASNGCGGSFTLHDADSERHLSGRSCASEPAR from the coding sequence GTGCCGAAAGTCGTCGCGAACGGGATCGAGATCCATTATCAGCAAGCGGGGCAGGGCCAGGACCTGGTCCTGATCCACGGCGTGACGGGCGACCTGTCTGCCTGGTACATCGGGGTCATGCCGTTGCTGGCCAAGGAGTTCCGGGTCACCGCCTACGATCTGCGTGGACACGGCTATAGCGAGGCCACGCCGAGCGGCTATACCTCGGCGCACATGGCGGCCGATCTCGACGCACTCATGGAAAATCTTGGGATCAAAAAGGCCCATATCGTCGGTCACAGCTTCGGCGCGTCCATCGCCCTGCACACCGCCGCGCTCTATCCCGACCGGGTGGCGAGTCTGGTGCTGGCGGACCCAGGCCTGGCGGCCCTGCAGCCGTTCATCGACCTGACGCAATGGCCGTATTTGCGCGATTCGCAGGCGCTGCTCAAAAAGCGGGGGTTGTCGATCCCGGACGATAAATTCTCCGACCTGGTGTATATCGCCAGACAGTCGCTGTCCGCCCCCCGTTTGTTTCCCTTTGGATTGCGCAAGCTCGCCGAGCGGTCCAACCGGCGGCTGCAGCGACTGCTGGACACGACCACCGCCCTGACCGAGGCGCAGGAGGTCGCGGGCCTGACAGTGGAGCGAATCGCGGAGGTCCGCCAGCCCACCCTGGTGATTTTCGGGGAGACATCCCGCTGGCTTCAGACCGCCCCGCGCCTGCAGGCGGCAATGCCGAATTGCCGGGTGGCTACTGTAAAGAAGGCCGCGCATTTCTTCGCGTTGTCGAAACCGAAGGTGCTGGTACGGCATGTGCGGAAGTTTTTGAAAGAGTTGAGCGGGGCATCGAACGGGTGTGGTGGTTCATTCACCCTTCACGATGCTGATTCGGAGCGTCACCTGAGCGGGCGCTCATGCGCAAGCGAACCGGCGCGCTGA
- a CDS encoding cellulase, which produces MVLKIRPWLLVGMAFLGVLALVGKVDAKHFGLNGKEDFAEIARRGFWETINNGGTYTQNNATDAIASALNPQPDGWNTYINRQRNSYTWSSAWFNGKYYVGTVRDVGCFLIDSEDPLCPQSDANGDGFPEPGADQKAEIWAYTPAGPGGATGSWTRVLQSPCIVSGGSFFISACQGFPNLGVAADMPRDIGYRGMTVSTNTDLPLDATPRLWVAAFGLGGRVLHSTNGTTFNVASINGLATIAPITTLTGLNNLSNIPNVDLGYRSILIWRGRVCAAPAGSYEDEDLPVNPVVLCNSNPASTSSTWQTIVNVKTHPTLGDPDNLGMFQMGVFNGDLYIGVSNRTTGVQVWRLPASECPIPTSSSTLCVANSLNWQRVITAGGGRPIPSDGLPDSAGVSAMQVHNGGSGDALYIGTSDAAVFQNSRAELFRINTDGTWDLIVGSPRQKSVMDAMNADSAIAANFNCQTTVNTDRTQFNFGGSVGTVDACFPLGNMAAGFGTGPSGGTAPVTGGYSSGPFGYIWRMAVHNDGATDPSASGNFLYIGTLHTGGGGSQSNPGGFDLLKSKDGVTWNTAANTVNNNGMGNSNNYGVRTLASVPNWPNAGPGGVGPGPALLVGTANPSTEDQDNGDSSSGGAEVHLGTCAPGSTPVAVASVATKSTAPGQVMYDAANTRYVAFDDEATPAEGDENVDVTLVGSASYNTFCGDLTEYAWYSIAGLGGGINSTVASGSLTPPAAIPNLPQTLATGSDYTDYFYRLCVNNLSSAPGCADVAVRASHNLPPTAAIQSASGAPPFTIPSGSTTPRVTLIDVGGDGFETIPVQGKCSDPESLLASLPPSCTWTAEEEVTVTGQTFPFEDGDPADFITSYDMTAPVSGGFGGGFGGGGSSDIFLTATDDHGYTSQARVQIRVRAVFHDVEVRPITPPSVLPATVGTPQTVTVTVRNNGYASETFTVTLIDTTGGTVSQVTSQPVALTGCVDTTTYPDYTIPLSTCPTTPVDFTWTPTAPAGQPHILTASVTPDPSTWGGATESSTSNNSATLSVAMVNQAPTADPQSKTTNEDTSVGITLTGTDLDGDTLTYQVATGPTHGTLSGTAPNLTYAPALNYNGPDSFTFTVNDGSGPSAPATVDITVNAVNDAPSFTKGGNQTVSVNAGAQTVNGWATNIMPGPGTATDESGQTLTFNIVSNSSPAIFTTPPAISSTGTLTYTPSGTSGTSTIGVQLQDSGSGVAPNVNTSATQTFTITVNPVCSGAVCAPTGVTAVLNATRQVRVSWTDVATNETSYQVQRCRLTFGFCSYSTVTGSPFAANTNTILNTVSSAGTYRYRVRACNGSTCSAYVTSNSLAVP; this is translated from the coding sequence ATGGTTTTAAAAATCCGACCATGGCTGCTCGTTGGTATGGCCTTTCTCGGCGTCTTAGCCCTCGTCGGGAAGGTTGACGCGAAGCACTTCGGGCTCAACGGCAAAGAGGACTTCGCAGAGATCGCCCGGAGAGGGTTCTGGGAAACCATCAACAATGGCGGGACCTATACGCAGAACAACGCGACGGACGCCATCGCGTCGGCCCTCAATCCCCAGCCGGACGGGTGGAACACGTATATCAATCGCCAGCGGAACAGCTACACCTGGTCATCGGCCTGGTTCAACGGTAAGTATTACGTGGGAACCGTTCGGGATGTCGGGTGTTTCCTGATCGACTCCGAGGATCCGTTGTGCCCCCAGTCGGATGCCAACGGCGATGGATTCCCGGAGCCCGGCGCGGACCAGAAAGCCGAGATCTGGGCGTATACTCCGGCCGGGCCGGGCGGGGCTACGGGATCATGGACACGGGTGCTGCAGTCGCCGTGTATCGTTTCGGGGGGATCATTTTTTATTTCAGCGTGCCAGGGATTTCCTAACCTCGGCGTGGCCGCGGACATGCCGCGCGATATCGGCTACCGCGGCATGACCGTGAGCACGAATACAGACTTACCCCTCGACGCGACCCCGCGCCTGTGGGTCGCGGCCTTCGGCCTCGGCGGGCGCGTCCTCCATTCGACGAACGGCACCACCTTCAATGTGGCCTCCATCAACGGACTGGCCACTATTGCTCCTATCACGACCCTCACCGGGTTAAACAATCTCAGTAATATACCCAACGTTGACCTGGGCTATCGCTCGATCCTCATCTGGCGGGGGCGGGTCTGCGCCGCGCCGGCCGGCTCCTATGAGGATGAGGACCTGCCCGTCAACCCGGTGGTGCTGTGCAACAGCAATCCGGCCAGCACCTCATCCACCTGGCAGACGATCGTCAATGTCAAGACGCACCCGACCCTAGGCGATCCCGACAACCTTGGCATGTTCCAGATGGGTGTCTTCAACGGCGACCTCTACATCGGGGTCAGCAATCGCACCACCGGCGTCCAGGTCTGGAGGCTGCCGGCGTCCGAGTGTCCCATCCCCACCAGCTCCAGCACCCTTTGCGTTGCCAACAGTCTGAATTGGCAGCGGGTCATCACAGCGGGCGGCGGCCGACCCATCCCGTCGGATGGTCTGCCGGACAGCGCGGGCGTCTCGGCCATGCAGGTCCACAACGGCGGCAGCGGCGACGCACTGTACATCGGGACAAGCGACGCCGCCGTATTTCAGAACAGCCGAGCCGAGCTGTTCCGCATCAATACAGACGGGACGTGGGACCTGATTGTGGGCTCGCCGCGACAAAAGAGCGTGATGGACGCGATGAATGCCGATTCTGCGATCGCCGCTAATTTCAACTGCCAGACGACTGTCAATACCGACCGTACCCAGTTTAATTTTGGCGGGTCGGTCGGGACGGTGGATGCGTGCTTCCCGCTGGGCAACATGGCGGCCGGGTTCGGCACGGGGCCGAGCGGCGGCACGGCGCCTGTCACCGGCGGGTACAGCAGCGGGCCGTTCGGCTACATCTGGCGTATGGCGGTCCATAACGACGGCGCCACCGACCCGTCCGCATCCGGAAATTTCCTGTACATCGGGACGCTCCACACGGGGGGCGGGGGCAGCCAAAGCAACCCCGGCGGCTTCGACCTGCTGAAGAGCAAAGACGGCGTCACCTGGAACACTGCCGCCAATACCGTCAACAACAACGGCATGGGCAACAGCAACAACTATGGCGTGCGGACGCTGGCCTCGGTTCCGAACTGGCCCAACGCGGGGCCTGGCGGAGTAGGCCCGGGACCGGCCCTCCTCGTCGGCACCGCCAACCCCTCCACCGAGGACCAGGACAATGGTGACAGCAGTTCCGGGGGCGCCGAGGTCCACCTCGGGACCTGCGCACCCGGTTCGACGCCGGTCGCCGTGGCCTCCGTCGCCACCAAATCCACGGCGCCGGGCCAGGTGATGTACGATGCGGCCAACACCCGATACGTGGCCTTTGACGACGAGGCCACTCCTGCGGAAGGAGACGAAAACGTCGACGTGACGCTGGTCGGAAGCGCGTCCTACAACACCTTCTGCGGAGATCTGACCGAGTATGCGTGGTATTCGATCGCTGGCCTCGGCGGGGGCATCAACAGCACGGTGGCGTCCGGCTCTCTCACGCCGCCTGCGGCGATACCAAATCTCCCCCAGACTCTCGCCACCGGCAGCGATTACACCGACTACTTCTACCGGCTGTGCGTCAACAACCTCTCTTCGGCGCCGGGTTGCGCCGATGTTGCGGTCAGGGCGAGCCACAACCTGCCGCCGACGGCCGCCATCCAGTCCGCCTCCGGGGCTCCGCCGTTCACCATACCCTCCGGGTCTACTACTCCGCGAGTGACCCTGATTGACGTTGGCGGAGACGGGTTCGAGACGATCCCCGTCCAAGGCAAGTGCAGCGACCCGGAAAGCCTCTTGGCAAGCTTACCACCGTCGTGTACCTGGACGGCAGAGGAAGAGGTCACCGTCACCGGTCAGACGTTCCCCTTCGAAGATGGCGACCCGGCAGACTTCATCACTTCCTACGATATGACGGCCCCCGTTAGTGGCGGCTTCGGCGGCGGCTTCGGCGGCGGCGGCAGCAGCGACATCTTCCTGACGGCGACCGACGATCACGGCTATACCAGCCAGGCCAGGGTACAGATACGTGTCAGAGCGGTGTTCCATGACGTGGAGGTTCGGCCAATCACCCCGCCGTCGGTGCTGCCTGCAACGGTTGGAACTCCCCAGACCGTGACGGTCACCGTAAGGAACAATGGCTACGCCTCTGAAACGTTCACGGTGACGCTCATAGACACCACCGGTGGAACCGTAAGCCAGGTCACGTCACAGCCCGTAGCCCTGACCGGTTGCGTGGATACGACGACCTATCCAGACTACACCATCCCGTTGAGCACCTGCCCGACGACCCCAGTGGACTTCACCTGGACGCCGACGGCGCCTGCGGGGCAGCCCCATATCCTGACGGCCTCGGTGACGCCTGACCCCTCCACCTGGGGGGGAGCGACCGAGTCCAGCACAAGCAATAACAGCGCCACCCTGTCGGTCGCCATGGTGAATCAGGCGCCGACGGCGGACCCGCAGAGTAAGACGACCAACGAGGACACGTCCGTCGGTATTACGCTGACGGGCACCGACCTTGACGGAGATACTCTGACCTACCAGGTGGCTACAGGGCCAACCCACGGTACCCTTTCCGGGACGGCGCCGAACCTTACCTACGCGCCGGCGTTAAACTACAACGGGCCGGATAGCTTTACCTTCACGGTCAACGACGGCTCGGGGCCCTCCGCTCCGGCCACGGTCGACATTACGGTCAATGCCGTCAATGACGCCCCGAGCTTTACGAAGGGCGGCAACCAGACAGTCTCGGTCAACGCGGGGGCGCAGACCGTGAACGGCTGGGCGACCAATATCATGCCCGGACCCGGCACGGCCACGGATGAATCGGGCCAGACGCTGACCTTTAATATCGTCAGCAACAGCAGCCCCGCGATCTTTACGACGCCGCCGGCGATCTCGTCGACCGGCACGCTGACCTATACGCCGTCCGGCACCAGCGGCACGTCGACGATTGGCGTGCAACTGCAGGATAGCGGTAGCGGCGTCGCGCCCAACGTGAACACCAGCGCGACGCAAACCTTCACGATCACCGTGAACCCCGTCTGCTCCGGCGCCGTTTGCGCGCCGACGGGCGTGACGGCCGTGTTGAATGCGACTCGCCAGGTCAGGGTAAGCTGGACGGACGTCGCCACCAATGAGACGAGCTACCAGGTGCAGCGGTGCCGACTGACCTTTGGCTTCTGTTCGTACTCCACCGTGACCGGCTCGCCCTTCGCAGCCAACACCAACACCATCCTCAATACCGTGTCGTCGGCCGGGACGTACCGTTACCGGGTGCGTGCGTGCAATGGGTCCACGTGCTCGGCCTACGTGACCAGCAACAGCCTCGCCGTGCCGTAG
- a CDS encoding Type I phosphodiesterase / nucleotide pyrophosphatase, producing the protein MSGRCLLIGLDGATFSILDPLMEEGVMPFLKRFVESGTRAELRSVVPPLTPPAWTSIMTGRSPGNHGIVDFFTYESPDTRYVRFANSSHVQCETVWSMASRHRLTSTTLNFPLMAPPRPIAGHVVPGWVLWRYLRHYCYPAGLYDRLKGLPGFLAKELAMNIDLEQKAVEGCAQEEQEEWARFHIRRERQWFEILTWLMRTEPSHLTAIVFDGVDKLQHLFWRLLDPACRAERLSPRDEGLRRLCLDYFRQLDGIIAEAVTLAGEDANVFFVSDHGFGPSDNIFYVNSWLHQNGYLKWAGNGAPNEQAAGALGLNLGMIGSMDRLIDWSGTTAYARTPSSYGIHICVAGTRGEEGVPPADYLPFRQRLADALRAFTDPATGQPVVTRVWTREEAFSGPLADIAPDLTFALRNGGAPSTVPSDTALHRRAETIGSHRPEGIFLARGPAVANGASLPQISVLDATPILLYALGIPVPEDLEGRVPPGLFKPAFVTTHPIMMGGPTIPPETFPSVAVEGEGEQEVMARLKALGYVD; encoded by the coding sequence ATGAGCGGCCGCTGCCTGCTGATCGGCCTTGACGGGGCGACCTTTTCGATCCTCGATCCGCTGATGGAGGAGGGGGTCATGCCGTTCCTCAAGCGATTCGTCGAGTCGGGGACGCGGGCCGAACTCCGCTCAGTGGTTCCGCCGCTCACCCCGCCCGCGTGGACCTCCATTATGACCGGGCGCAGCCCGGGGAACCACGGTATCGTCGATTTCTTCACCTACGAGTCGCCCGATACCCGCTATGTCCGGTTTGCGAACTCTTCGCACGTCCAGTGTGAGACCGTCTGGTCGATGGCCAGCCGTCATAGGCTGACCTCCACGACGCTGAACTTCCCGCTCATGGCCCCGCCGCGGCCGATCGCGGGACACGTGGTGCCGGGCTGGGTGCTGTGGCGGTACCTCCGACACTACTGCTACCCCGCCGGCCTGTACGACCGCCTGAAGGGCCTCCCCGGATTCCTCGCCAAGGAGCTGGCGATGAACATCGACCTGGAGCAGAAGGCGGTGGAAGGGTGCGCCCAGGAGGAGCAGGAGGAGTGGGCGAGGTTTCACATCCGGCGGGAGCGGCAGTGGTTCGAGATCCTGACCTGGCTGATGCGGACGGAGCCGAGTCATCTGACGGCGATCGTGTTCGACGGGGTCGACAAACTCCAGCACCTCTTCTGGCGGCTGCTCGACCCCGCCTGCCGGGCTGAGCGGCTGTCGCCGCGTGACGAGGGCCTTCGCCGACTCTGCCTCGACTACTTCCGGCAGCTCGACGGGATCATCGCCGAGGCCGTCACGTTGGCCGGCGAGGACGCGAACGTTTTTTTCGTCTCCGATCACGGCTTCGGACCCTCGGACAACATCTTTTACGTCAACAGTTGGCTCCATCAGAACGGCTACCTGAAATGGGCGGGCAACGGGGCGCCCAACGAGCAGGCGGCCGGCGCGCTGGGGCTGAATCTCGGGATGATCGGGTCGATGGACCGGCTGATCGACTGGAGCGGGACGACCGCCTACGCCAGGACGCCCAGCAGCTACGGCATCCACATCTGCGTGGCCGGCACCAGGGGAGAGGAGGGCGTGCCGCCCGCCGACTACCTGCCGTTTCGACAAAGGCTGGCGGACGCGCTGCGGGCATTCACAGACCCTGCAACCGGACAGCCGGTGGTGACCAGGGTCTGGACGCGCGAGGAGGCGTTTTCGGGCCCACTGGCGGACATCGCCCCCGACTTGACGTTTGCGCTGCGGAACGGCGGGGCGCCGTCCACGGTGCCATCGGATACGGCGCTTCACCGCAGAGCCGAAACCATCGGAAGCCACCGGCCAGAGGGGATCTTCCTGGCCCGCGGACCGGCGGTCGCGAACGGCGCGAGCCTCCCGCAGATTTCGGTGCTTGACGCGACTCCGATCCTTCTCTATGCTCTGGGGATTCCGGTTCCTGAGGATCTGGAGGGGCGAGTGCCGCCGGGTCTGTTTAAGCCGGCGTTCGTGACGACGCATCCGATCATGATGGGCGGGCCGACCATTCCCCCCGAGACGTTTCCATCCGTGGCGGTGGAGGGCGAGGGGGAGCAAGAGGTGATGGCCAGACTCAAGGCGTTGGGGTACGTGGACTAA